The following coding sequences are from one Deinococcus aerophilus window:
- the nspC gene encoding carboxynorspermidine decarboxylase, whose translation MTLTDFQAPAVTPVDGIDWASIPSPAFVLDESRLRRNLALISHVQRESGAQIIVAFKGFSMWSTFGLLREYGITGATASSLNEALLAREELRGEVHVYAPAYSAEEFPRILELADHLVFNSFSQWERFKPQVDAARAGGRAIEVGIRINPEYAEVETDLYNPAGPFSRLGVTRREFREDLLDGVDGLHFHTLCEKDSDTLERTLEVVERNFGEVLPRMKWVNFGGGHLMTREGYDLSRLIRVVRAFREKWDVDVILEPGSAFGWQTGWLVSSVLDVVHNVKDAALLDISVSAHMPDVLEMPYRPRILGAGDPPEHEHREANDYGGGHPYLIGGTTCLAGDVVGEYVFGRPLEIGDRVVFDDMIHYTMVKTTFFNGVKHPDIGILRPDGTYERVKTFGYEEFKAKLS comes from the coding sequence ATGACCCTGACCGATTTCCAGGCCCCCGCCGTGACCCCCGTGGACGGCATCGACTGGGCCTCCATTCCCAGCCCGGCCTTCGTGCTTGACGAGTCGCGGCTGCGGCGCAATCTGGCCCTGATCTCCCACGTGCAGCGCGAGAGCGGCGCGCAGATCATCGTGGCCTTCAAGGGCTTTTCCATGTGGAGCACCTTTGGCCTGCTGCGCGAGTATGGCATCACCGGCGCGACGGCCAGCAGCCTGAACGAGGCCCTGCTGGCCCGGGAGGAGCTGCGCGGCGAGGTTCACGTCTACGCTCCGGCCTACAGCGCCGAGGAGTTTCCGCGCATTCTGGAGCTGGCCGACCACCTGGTCTTCAATTCGTTCTCGCAGTGGGAGCGCTTTAAGCCGCAGGTGGACGCTGCCCGCGCCGGGGGCCGCGCCATTGAGGTCGGCATCCGCATCAACCCGGAGTACGCCGAGGTCGAGACCGATCTGTATAACCCGGCCGGACCGTTCTCGCGCCTGGGTGTGACCCGCCGCGAGTTCCGCGAGGACTTGCTCGACGGCGTGGACGGCCTGCACTTTCATACCTTGTGCGAAAAGGACAGCGACACGCTGGAGCGCACGCTGGAAGTCGTCGAGCGCAACTTCGGCGAGGTCCTGCCCCGCATGAAGTGGGTCAATTTTGGGGGCGGCCACCTCATGACCCGCGAGGGCTATGACCTGTCCCGCCTGATCCGGGTGGTGCGGGCCTTCCGGGAGAAGTGGGATGTGGACGTCATTCTGGAGCCGGGCAGCGCCTTCGGCTGGCAGACCGGCTGGCTGGTGAGCTCGGTGCTGGACGTGGTGCACAACGTCAAGGACGCCGCATTGCTCGACATCTCGGTGAGCGCGCACATGCCCGACGTGCTGGAGATGCCCTACCGCCCCCGCATTCTGGGCGCGGGTGATCCCCCCGAACACGAGCACCGCGAGGCCAACGACTACGGCGGCGGACACCCCTACCTGATCGGCGGCACGACCTGTCTGGCCGGGGACGTGGTGGGGGAGTATGTCTTCGGGCGTCCGCTGGAGATCGGCGACCGGGTGGTCTTCGACGACATGATCCACTACACCATGGTCAAGACCACCTTCTTTAACGGCGTCAAGCACCCCGACATCGGCATCCTGCGCCCGGACGGCACCTATGAACGCGTCAAGACCTTCGGCTATGAGGAATTCAAGGCCAAGCTGAGCTGA
- a CDS encoding DUF4384 domain-containing protein produces the protein MRDSIRSLSTLTLGVLLSGAAGASDAKLSAQSIIVNPTQPDLSVQVWTNRDASGAGNPTYQIGERISVGLKTNAAAYVYLFNVNADGAIDLFFPNRYEDNNYVAAGTARVFPAGDAAYNLSVGGPAGQDKLLALASTTKLSLDDIFRFEGQQDFATVKVKGQDDLAQALSITVNPLPADGWTTDTAFFRVATAAQTPAPQPTPTARIQPGQRQDGSIDGAMVDAYARLKGGESLGNATTYATPWGDGWWQKFNGVGAYGDAVLLHANGSSRSYAVHGRLLERYLALARAENGAVRPPSRLGWAAGDEKVIPQNRYGTTGLYGFFQNGALYGSEKYGTFWLTGPVLKAYQGLGGSGSFLGFPTRDQYSLNGAWAADFEGGTIRTVNGAIKIYRK, from the coding sequence ATGCGCGATTCCATCCGTTCCCTCAGCACCCTGACCCTCGGTGTCCTTCTTTCTGGCGCGGCCGGCGCCAGCGACGCCAAGCTCAGCGCCCAGAGCATCATCGTGAACCCCACCCAGCCGGACCTGAGCGTGCAGGTGTGGACCAACCGCGACGCCAGCGGCGCGGGCAACCCCACCTATCAGATCGGTGAGCGAATCAGCGTGGGACTCAAGACCAACGCGGCCGCCTACGTGTACCTATTCAACGTGAATGCCGACGGCGCGATTGATCTCTTCTTTCCCAACCGCTACGAGGACAACAACTACGTGGCGGCCGGCACGGCGCGGGTGTTCCCGGCGGGCGACGCCGCGTACAACCTCAGCGTCGGCGGCCCGGCCGGGCAGGACAAGCTGCTCGCCCTGGCAAGCACCACCAAGCTCAGTCTGGACGACATCTTCCGCTTTGAGGGCCAGCAGGATTTCGCCACCGTGAAGGTCAAGGGGCAAGATGACCTGGCGCAGGCGCTGAGCATCACCGTCAACCCTCTGCCTGCCGACGGCTGGACCACCGATACCGCTTTCTTCCGGGTGGCAACGGCCGCCCAGACCCCGGCCCCGCAGCCCACGCCCACCGCCCGCATTCAACCGGGCCAGCGCCAGGACGGCTCCATTGACGGGGCGATGGTGGACGCCTACGCGCGCCTGAAGGGTGGGGAGTCCCTGGGCAATGCCACCACCTACGCCACGCCGTGGGGAGACGGCTGGTGGCAGAAGTTCAACGGCGTGGGAGCATACGGCGACGCCGTGCTGCTGCATGCCAACGGCAGCAGCCGTTCTTACGCGGTACACGGCCGCCTGCTGGAACGGTATCTCGCGCTGGCCCGGGCCGAGAACGGCGCGGTGCGTCCCCCCAGCCGCCTGGGCTGGGCCGCCGGCGATGAAAAGGTCATTCCCCAGAACCGCTACGGCACCACCGGCCTGTACGGCTTTTTCCAGAACGGTGCGCTGTACGGCTCCGAGAAGTACGGCACCTTCTGGCTCACCGGGCCGGTCCTGAAGGCCTACCAGGGCCTGGGTGGCAGCGGCAGCTTCCTGGGCTTTCCCACCCGCGACCAGTACTCGCTGAACGGAGCGTGGGCCGCCGACTTCGAGGGCGGCACCATCCGCACCGTGAACGGCGCCATCAAGATCTACCGCAAGTAG
- a CDS encoding DUF554 family protein → MSLLSQLSGTFVNVGTVLLGTLLGLTVGGRLPERTQRSLLQTLSLVTLFIGLDMAGNLNRVAAGSIPGVILALISLAAGVVIGEALGIEEGLARLGETLRRRFRGEGRFTEGFVAASLLFCIGPMTFVGGLQNGLTGDSSTYILKSTLDGIAALALAGAYGIGVGFSAVTVLLVQGGISLAAGGFAASLLGGADPEVLKTNPYVLILTGAGGLTIIGISWNLMLAGLGMEDRRVRVGSMLPALLLAPLALGLANLTLR, encoded by the coding sequence ATGAGCCTTCTGTCGCAACTGTCGGGCACCTTCGTGAATGTGGGGACCGTGCTGCTGGGCACCCTGCTCGGCCTGACGGTGGGTGGGCGGCTGCCCGAACGGACCCAGCGCTCACTGCTGCAGACCCTGAGCTTGGTCACGCTGTTTATCGGGCTGGACATGGCCGGCAACCTCAACCGCGTGGCGGCCGGCAGCATTCCCGGCGTGATTCTGGCGCTGATCAGCCTCGCGGCGGGAGTGGTGATCGGGGAGGCGCTGGGCATCGAGGAAGGACTGGCGCGGCTGGGCGAGACCCTGAGGCGGCGCTTCCGGGGCGAGGGCCGCTTTACCGAGGGCTTCGTGGCCGCCAGCTTGCTGTTCTGTATCGGCCCCATGACCTTCGTGGGTGGGCTGCAAAACGGCCTGACCGGTGATTCTTCCACCTACATCCTGAAAAGCACCCTGGACGGCATCGCCGCGCTGGCACTGGCCGGTGCCTACGGCATTGGCGTGGGGTTCAGCGCAGTCACGGTGCTGCTCGTGCAGGGAGGCATCAGCCTGGCGGCCGGGGGCTTCGCGGCCAGTCTGCTGGGCGGCGCAGACCCCGAGGTCCTGAAGACCAATCCGTATGTCCTGATTCTCACCGGGGCCGGGGGGCTCACCATCATCGGCATCAGCTGGAACCTGATGCTGGCCGGACTGGGCATGGAGGACCGGCGCGTGCGGGTGGGCAGCATGCTGCCGGCACTGCTGCTTGCTCCCCTCGCCCTGGGGCTCGCGAACCTGACCCTGAGGTGA
- a CDS encoding leishmanolysin-related zinc metalloendopeptidase — protein sequence MTQLKKTLGLTLATLTLSALMASCGSQTPNAGAVKTGGEEQAAAPAAQPVNISALPLDPNLTRSAFQEQATEPYNITLKFASGSSTSVVNAMQAAASRWQSVITQGLPSYSANIPANSCGSNAKYVGTIDDILVFTGNTNIDGPGGTLAQSGPCSVRTSSGLTIYSTLVFDTADLTQFSSQLADIAVHELGHSLGIGTLWQQFGLVGGIGGSNPVYYGSNGVREYRAAGGTLSTVPVENQGGPGTAGGHWRETVFKTELMTGYLNSGVFNPLSRMSVGSLQDMGYVVNYGAADSYTIPSMSGQALGQTLELGGREQLITPTYRGE from the coding sequence ATGACCCAGCTCAAGAAAACGCTCGGACTGACCCTCGCCACCCTCACCCTGAGTGCATTGATGGCCTCCTGCGGCAGCCAGACTCCCAACGCGGGCGCGGTCAAGACCGGCGGGGAGGAGCAGGCCGCCGCTCCGGCCGCCCAGCCGGTCAACATCAGTGCCCTGCCGCTGGACCCAAACCTGACGCGCAGCGCCTTTCAGGAACAGGCCACCGAGCCCTACAACATCACCCTGAAGTTCGCCTCGGGCAGCTCCACCAGCGTCGTCAACGCGATGCAGGCCGCCGCGTCGCGCTGGCAGAGCGTGATCACCCAGGGCCTGCCCAGCTACTCCGCCAACATTCCCGCCAATTCCTGTGGCAGCAACGCCAAGTACGTGGGCACCATCGACGACATCCTCGTCTTCACCGGCAACACCAACATTGACGGCCCCGGGGGGACCCTGGCCCAGAGCGGGCCGTGCAGCGTGCGCACCAGCAGCGGACTGACCATCTACAGCACGCTGGTCTTCGACACCGCCGACCTGACGCAGTTCAGCAGCCAGCTCGCCGACATCGCCGTGCACGAGCTGGGGCACTCGCTGGGTATTGGGACGCTGTGGCAGCAGTTCGGACTGGTCGGCGGCATCGGCGGCAGCAACCCCGTGTACTACGGCAGCAACGGCGTGCGCGAGTACCGCGCGGCGGGCGGCACTCTGTCCACGGTGCCGGTCGAGAACCAGGGCGGCCCCGGCACAGCGGGCGGCCACTGGCGCGAGACCGTCTTCAAGACCGAGCTGATGACCGGCTACCTCAACAGCGGCGTCTTTAACCCCCTGTCACGCATGAGCGTGGGCAGCCTGCAGGACATGGGCTACGTCGTGAACTACGGAGCGGCCGACAGCTACACCATTCCCAGCATGAGCGGTCAGGCCCTGGGCCAGACGCTGGAACTCGGCGGCCGGGAGCAGCTCATCACGCCGACCTACCGCGGCGAGTAA
- a CDS encoding helix-turn-helix domain-containing protein: protein MTLSDQFHSLPMLLKVSQVADFTGTHERTVRRWIRDGRLGAVEHPSGLRVPRRSLWRFLGLDMALSA, encoded by the coding sequence ATGACCCTTTCAGACCAGTTTCATAGCCTGCCCATGCTGCTCAAAGTCAGTCAGGTTGCCGATTTCACCGGCACGCACGAGAGAACCGTGCGCCGCTGGATCCGTGATGGACGTCTGGGAGCGGTCGAACACCCCAGCGGCCTGCGTGTGCCCCGCCGCTCGTTGTGGCGCTTTCTGGGCCTGGACATGGCCCTGAGCGCCTGA
- a CDS encoding cytochrome P450: MPARHLPSGGLPQVRLPVSDPAFVRDPYPLLRELRSQTPVFHDPGLDRVVLTRYADISATLRDKRLGRSALHRYSRDELGWPPPDPAQASFDAFNSNHLLDSEPPKHTRLRSLVGLAFTPRRVEALQARIEAILAGQLRGLGAAGHFDLIADYAEPLPVTVIAELLGVPQEERALLRPWSAAIVRLYEPAPTREDQAGAERAVQEFSALLRGLARQRRATPQDDLITALVEAEAAGDRLSEQELIDTCILLLNAGHEASVNGLAGGVLALLRQREHWQALVDAAPHGGSLPTFRRAAEELLRFDTPLPMFERIVLEPLELCGAALNPGDRVALLYASGNRDASKFTQPDDLNLSRDPNPHLTFGLGIHYCLGAPLARLELALSLQALCRAMPDLRLADPDDPGDYAGGFVIRGLARLNVVAS, from the coding sequence ATGCCCGCGCGGCACCTCCCATCCGGCGGGCTGCCCCAGGTGCGCCTGCCGGTATCCGACCCGGCCTTCGTGCGCGACCCGTATCCGCTGCTCCGTGAACTGCGTTCACAGACGCCGGTCTTCCACGATCCAGGGCTAGACCGGGTGGTGCTGACCCGGTATGCCGACATCTCGGCGACCCTGCGCGACAAACGTCTGGGCCGCAGCGCCCTGCACCGCTACTCGCGCGATGAGCTGGGCTGGCCGCCGCCCGATCCCGCTCAGGCCAGCTTCGACGCCTTCAACAGCAACCATCTGCTTGACAGCGAGCCGCCCAAGCACACCCGGCTGCGCTCGCTGGTGGGTCTGGCCTTCACGCCGCGCCGGGTGGAGGCGCTTCAGGCCCGTATCGAGGCCATCCTGGCCGGGCAGTTGCGCGGTCTGGGGGCGGCGGGCCACTTCGATCTGATCGCCGACTATGCCGAGCCGCTGCCGGTCACGGTGATTGCCGAACTGCTGGGAGTACCGCAGGAAGAGCGCGCCCTGCTGCGTCCGTGGTCGGCGGCGATCGTGCGGCTGTACGAACCCGCCCCCACGCGCGAGGATCAGGCGGGGGCCGAACGCGCCGTGCAGGAATTCAGCGCGTTGCTGCGGGGGCTGGCCCGCCAGCGCCGTGCCACGCCCCAGGACGACCTGATCACGGCGCTGGTGGAGGCCGAGGCCGCCGGCGACCGCCTGAGCGAACAGGAGCTGATCGACACCTGCATCCTGCTGCTGAATGCCGGGCACGAGGCCAGCGTCAACGGCCTGGCCGGAGGAGTGCTGGCCCTGTTGAGACAGCGTGAACACTGGCAGGCGCTGGTGGACGCCGCTCCGCACGGCGGCAGCCTGCCCACCTTCCGCCGCGCCGCCGAGGAACTGCTGCGCTTTGACACGCCGCTGCCGATGTTCGAGCGCATCGTCCTGGAGCCGCTGGAACTGTGCGGCGCGGCCCTGAACCCCGGTGACCGTGTGGCGCTGCTGTACGCCAGCGGCAACCGCGACGCCAGCAAGTTCACGCAGCCCGACGACCTGAACCTGAGCCGGGATCCCAACCCCCACCTCACCTTCGGCCTGGGCATCCACTACTGCCTGGGCGCGCCGCTGGCCCGGCTGGAACTGGCCCTGAGCCTGCAGGCCCTGTGCCGCGCCATGCCGGACCTGCGGCTGGCCGATCCGGACGACCCGGGCGACTATGCCGGCGGCTTCGTAATCCGCGGGCTGGCCCGGCTGAACGTGGTGGCCAGCTAG
- a CDS encoding DivIVA domain-containing protein has product MTHHLSHNTDKLSPLDIRHQEFPSRFRGYDRSSVRAFLARVSDELETLLQGGLQQRERLTVLERELEEQKQAQDEIRRAVMAAERIGHEMRENATRESELLLAQAGAQSDQLLREAQSRNVEMEAQHGARMAALEATFHSRFADLERDHHQLLLERERVQTERINALERAFAQRHAELTSRLAGARQEYVQFLGGYRALMSSFSELSARHVLPEDMALPSSSLPAQNLSLPSSPSHEQDGEDGADPAASGSAPQPDDDQLVSVEGQQFL; this is encoded by the coding sequence GTGACCCACCATCTCTCCCACAACACCGACAAGCTTTCGCCCCTGGACATCCGCCATCAGGAATTTCCCAGCCGCTTCCGGGGCTATGACCGCTCCAGCGTGCGCGCCTTTCTGGCCCGGGTCTCCGATGAACTCGAGACCCTGCTGCAGGGCGGCCTGCAACAGCGCGAGCGCCTGACCGTACTGGAGCGCGAACTCGAGGAACAGAAGCAGGCCCAGGACGAGATCCGGCGCGCCGTGATGGCCGCCGAGCGCATCGGCCACGAGATGCGCGAGAACGCCACCCGCGAGAGCGAGCTGCTGCTCGCCCAGGCGGGCGCGCAGAGCGATCAGCTGCTGCGGGAAGCCCAGTCGCGCAACGTGGAGATGGAGGCGCAGCACGGCGCACGCATGGCGGCCCTGGAGGCCACCTTTCACTCGCGCTTCGCCGATCTGGAACGCGACCACCACCAGCTGCTGCTGGAACGCGAGCGGGTCCAGACCGAACGCATCAACGCCCTGGAGCGCGCCTTCGCCCAGCGCCACGCCGAACTGACCTCACGCCTGGCCGGAGCGCGCCAGGAATACGTGCAGTTCCTGGGCGGCTACCGCGCGCTGATGTCCTCGTTCTCCGAGCTCTCGGCCCGCCATGTGCTGCCCGAGGACATGGCCCTGCCGTCCTCCAGCCTGCCGGCCCAGAACCTGAGCCTGCCCTCCTCGCCGTCACACGAACAGGACGGCGAAGATGGGGCCGACCCTGCCGCGTCGGGCTCTGCACCTCAGCCGGACGACGACCAGCTCGTCTCGGTGGAAGGACAGCAGTTCCTGTAA
- a CDS encoding alanine racemase, whose product MSLSEVLARLRALEREWGREEGSARLVAVTKGQTLQSIEAQVLAHGDFPLGEGRAQELRDKAAEFAQAGRRVEWHYIGPLQRNKVKYLRPVTLVHAIEAGWQAEAIAAAAEGWGHAPDVLLQVHNGEAQKHGIPVADLGGVLSDVRATGLNVRGLMVMAPEFGAEVPAPQAEDRILQLFSDTARRAHDLGLPELSMGMSGDYPLAVRAGATLIRVGRSLFS is encoded by the coding sequence ATGAGTCTGTCCGAGGTGCTGGCCCGTCTGCGCGCCCTGGAACGCGAGTGGGGCCGCGAGGAGGGCAGCGCGCGCCTGGTGGCCGTGACCAAGGGTCAGACGCTGCAGAGCATCGAGGCGCAGGTGCTCGCGCACGGCGACTTTCCGCTGGGCGAGGGCCGCGCCCAGGAACTGCGTGACAAGGCCGCCGAATTCGCCCAGGCCGGGCGCCGGGTCGAGTGGCACTACATCGGGCCGCTGCAGCGCAACAAGGTCAAGTATCTGCGGCCCGTGACCCTGGTCCACGCCATCGAGGCCGGGTGGCAGGCCGAGGCCATCGCGGCGGCGGCCGAGGGATGGGGACACGCACCGGACGTGCTGCTGCAGGTGCACAACGGCGAGGCCCAGAAACACGGCATTCCGGTGGCTGACCTGGGCGGTGTGCTCTCGGACGTGCGCGCAACCGGCCTGAATGTGCGCGGCCTGATGGTCATGGCTCCCGAGTTTGGTGCCGAGGTGCCGGCACCCCAGGCCGAAGACCGTATCCTGCAGCTGTTCAGCGACACCGCGCGGCGTGCCCATGACCTGGGCCTGCCCGAACTGAGCATGGGCATGAGCGGCGATTATCCGCTGGCCGTGCGTGCAGGAGCCACCCTGATCCGGGTGGGAAGGAGCCTTTTTTCGTGA
- a CDS encoding BamA/OMP85 family outer membrane protein, protein MRYPMTLAVTVLLAAPAVAQTAGTVQDVTVSGTSELLSNFLRATLSIQPGAPLSSVNLRQVEQEVVATGYFKSAVAELRTVAGKDTLNVTVVPNPTITAVEASGLTFLSPDAFKKSIGELLNIAPGATLNTQRIDQAKEALAQNYQAEGYPFAPSISADVKPGKDGSVTVTFVVDETAPIKRVEVSGVSLLPAATVTNIFKPLYDARKFTPDLYYGAVQALQQAYDDAGYLQAGVDVRSSTLADGILKVTAVEGKVAGVDLSGLGSPQVALQTSAGQPVTLARLQADVRTLANQTGKPVGFALQPNPENPGQVTVLFGAADVASGPVKSISVTGNTLVPSATLLAAIKTKVGDTYSPQLAQNDFLALRDAYRKAGYEISTRDAIAFKDGALTFNVREVRLVGYELEWQGEHKTKDRVILRELPDAGTAFNRETLSAALGRISRLGFVRVTTESVRSDPQNPENVTYVLGVAETKTGIPVNLGLTYDSFAGGFSGDAAYTNSNVFGLGQSFTVGIGAQQNQAGQNFVGNASYTIPWLDLNFLDFQKNRTSVSVAVGSTVVGNNAIYTRPSDSPATTGLPASTDTGYDYTVRSTGFSVNAGRNLGKYLYANVGVGVSYKTYYLEELQKDDKNTVEVPGTNGGAATSYTFTEDQARARLPEAGVTTRVSGNLIYDSTDNPEFPDSGFRANLNAGYNVGRQGQVPLSWTDLEAGGSTYFGFGRTLEKDLGVSNSQQVFAVRANAGTILGTVTAPGGTGFAIGGGSTPEASRQLRGLDNGQLFGVNYLTTSAEYRYDFGLKAGVAQGLYGVVFADAGSAWGTRENPNFNLKYGVGAGVQLNLGIGGALLPSLRFDYGYSPQNQRGQFYFRIGNFF, encoded by the coding sequence ATGCGATACCCCATGACGCTCGCCGTGACCGTCCTTCTGGCCGCTCCCGCCGTCGCCCAGACCGCAGGCACCGTTCAGGACGTGACGGTGTCCGGAACTTCTGAACTGCTCAGCAACTTTCTGCGCGCCACCCTCAGCATTCAGCCCGGCGCGCCGCTGTCGAGCGTCAACCTGCGTCAGGTCGAGCAGGAGGTCGTCGCCACCGGGTACTTCAAGAGTGCCGTGGCCGAACTGCGTACGGTGGCGGGCAAGGACACCCTGAACGTCACGGTGGTGCCCAACCCGACCATCACTGCGGTCGAGGCCAGCGGACTGACCTTCCTATCGCCCGACGCATTCAAGAAGTCCATCGGCGAACTGCTCAACATTGCTCCCGGCGCGACCCTCAACACCCAGCGCATCGATCAGGCCAAAGAAGCCCTGGCCCAGAACTACCAGGCCGAGGGCTATCCGTTTGCCCCCAGCATCAGTGCCGATGTGAAGCCCGGGAAAGACGGCAGCGTGACCGTTACCTTCGTGGTGGATGAAACGGCCCCGATCAAGCGGGTCGAGGTCTCGGGCGTGTCGCTGCTGCCCGCCGCCACCGTCACGAACATCTTCAAGCCGCTGTATGACGCCCGCAAGTTCACGCCGGACCTCTACTACGGCGCGGTGCAGGCGCTGCAGCAGGCCTACGACGACGCCGGCTACCTGCAGGCCGGGGTGGATGTCCGCAGCAGCACCCTTGCCGACGGGATCCTCAAGGTCACCGCCGTTGAGGGCAAGGTTGCGGGCGTGGACTTAAGCGGCCTGGGCAGCCCCCAGGTGGCCCTGCAGACCTCTGCCGGGCAGCCGGTGACCCTGGCCAGATTGCAGGCGGACGTGCGGACCCTGGCGAACCAGACCGGCAAGCCGGTGGGCTTTGCGCTGCAGCCCAACCCCGAGAACCCTGGACAGGTCACCGTGCTGTTCGGTGCGGCGGACGTGGCCTCGGGGCCGGTGAAGTCCATCAGCGTGACCGGCAACACCCTGGTGCCGTCCGCCACCCTGCTTGCCGCCATCAAGACCAAGGTGGGCGACACCTACAGCCCGCAGCTCGCCCAGAACGACTTCCTGGCGCTGCGGGATGCCTACCGCAAGGCGGGCTACGAGATCAGCACCCGCGACGCCATCGCCTTTAAGGACGGCGCACTGACCTTCAACGTCCGCGAGGTCCGTCTGGTCGGTTACGAGCTGGAGTGGCAGGGCGAGCACAAGACCAAGGACCGCGTGATTCTGCGCGAGCTTCCCGACGCAGGCACAGCCTTCAACCGTGAGACCCTGAGCGCAGCGCTGGGCCGCATCAGCCGCCTGGGCTTCGTGCGCGTGACCACCGAATCGGTGCGCAGCGACCCGCAGAACCCGGAAAACGTGACCTACGTGCTGGGCGTCGCCGAGACCAAGACCGGCATTCCGGTGAACCTGGGCCTGACCTATGACAGCTTTGCCGGCGGCTTCAGCGGCGACGCCGCCTACACCAACTCCAATGTCTTCGGGCTGGGCCAGAGCTTCACGGTCGGCATCGGCGCGCAGCAGAACCAGGCCGGACAGAATTTCGTGGGCAATGCCAGCTACACCATTCCCTGGTTGGACCTGAACTTCCTGGACTTCCAGAAAAACCGCACCAGCGTGTCGGTCGCTGTGGGCAGTACCGTGGTCGGCAACAACGCGATCTACACCCGCCCCAGCGATTCTCCCGCCACCACCGGTCTCCCGGCGAGCACCGACACCGGCTACGACTACACCGTGCGCAGCACCGGCTTCAGCGTGAATGCCGGGCGCAACCTGGGCAAGTACCTGTATGCCAACGTCGGTGTGGGGGTCAGCTACAAGACCTACTACCTTGAAGAGCTGCAGAAAGACGACAAGAACACCGTGGAGGTGCCGGGCACGAACGGCGGGGCCGCGACCAGCTACACCTTCACCGAGGATCAGGCCAGGGCGCGCCTGCCCGAGGCGGGCGTCACCACGCGTGTGAGCGGCAACCTGATCTACGACAGCACCGACAACCCCGAGTTCCCCGACAGCGGCTTCCGCGCCAACCTGAACGCGGGGTACAACGTGGGACGCCAGGGTCAGGTGCCGCTGAGCTGGACGGACCTGGAAGCGGGCGGCAGCACCTACTTCGGGTTTGGCCGCACCCTCGAGAAGGACCTGGGCGTCAGCAACAGCCAGCAGGTCTTCGCCGTGCGCGCCAACGCGGGCACCATCCTGGGAACCGTCACCGCTCCGGGCGGCACCGGTTTTGCCATCGGCGGCGGCAGCACCCCCGAGGCGTCGCGCCAGTTGCGCGGCCTGGACAACGGCCAGCTGTTCGGCGTCAACTACCTGACCACCAGCGCCGAGTACCGCTACGACTTCGGCCTCAAGGCGGGCGTCGCCCAGGGCCTGTACGGCGTGGTCTTCGCGGATGCCGGAAGCGCATGGGGCACCCGCGAGAACCCCAACTTCAACCTGAAGTACGGTGTCGGGGCGGGCGTGCAGCTCAACCTGGGCATCGGCGGCGCGCTGCTGCCCAGCCTGCGCTTCGACTACGGCTACAGCCCCCAGAACCAGCGCGGCCAGTTCTACTTCCGCATCGGCAACTTCTTCTAA